AACGTGAGCTTTCAAAAGAAAAGGATTACAAGTTATTTGATTTTATTAATCAATACGAAACGGGAAATGAAGCGTTTATGGATGAGCTAGTTCGATTTCACCGTGAAGTGAATAAGTATTTTCATGGGGAAGAGTTTGTCGATTGGGTAGAACGAACAACAGTAGAGTATGAAGAAAGTAAATAATAGAAGGATTAACGAAAGTGAAAGAGCCCGCAGTTACTTATTGAAGTAAACTGACGGGCTCAATTTTTCCGAATTCGAGTGACTCTAAGATCGTTTCTTCAGAGTAGCCAATTTTATTTGCGATCTGATGAATCGTTGGTGAAGGCATTTTATTTTGTTTATGTGTAGATACGACTTCTGTAACGAGAAATAAAACAATATCATGGATGGAGTGACTTCTTTTTAACTTGGCCAAATGTATCGACCGCCTTTCCATCTATACTATTTTCATCGTAACATAGTTATGCTTGTTATAAGGGGAAAAGGATGTGTGAAAATATAAAAAATTGTCGGAAAAACATAAGAAAGTTCTCTTGTATTTTTTTGATTATCATATCCAAACTGAAGTTTTCCGCCCCTTTTAAATGATCCGTTAGACCAGAATAGCAATTTTGTTGATTTTATTTTTATTGACAGGCATCATGGTATTGGGAGGATGTTACGATGGAGCAAAAGAAAAAACATCGGATCATATTTCACGTAGATATGAATAGTTTTTACGCTTCCGTAGAAGCTGCTCACGATCATTCGTTACAAGGTAAACCACTTGCGATTGCAGGTAATGCCGAGAAACGGAAAGGTATTGTAGTTACAGCCAGTTATGAAGCGAGAGCTCGTGGAGTCAAGACACCCATGCCTTTATGGGAAGCATTAAAAGTGTGCCCAGAACTCACCGTTCGGGAACCCAACTTTGATAGATACCGCGAAGCGTCGAAAAGGATGTTTCAAATATTATATGAATATACCCCTCTTGTTGAGCCAGTCTCCATCGATGAAGGATATATGGATGTCACATCGCCGGACGCTAATTTAAAGGCAATCGAGTTAGCTGAACATATTCAGCATCGTATTAAGTCAGAGCTGAATTTACCATGCAGTATCGGCATTGCTCCAAATAAGTTTTTAGCAAAAATGGCTAGTGATATGAAGAAACCGATGGGAATAACGGTTTTGCGAAAACGAGAAGTAAGAGATAGACTATGGCCCTTACCTGTAATAGAGATGCACGGAGTTGGTTCAAAAACGGCAGAAAAATTAAAGTCGCTCGGTATTACAACGATTCAGGAAATCGCACAATCAGATCAGCAATACTTGAAAGCACGTTTCGGTGTTGCAGGAGAAAGAATGTACGAAAAAGCTCACGGCATATGTGATAGACCAGTCGATCCTGATGCGGTTGATGAGTTTAAAAGCATCGGTAATTCGACGACTTTACCTGAAGACACAACAAATGCAGTACTCGTTAAGAAAATACTTATGAACTTATCTGACTCTGTTGGGAGGCGAATGAGACGAAAAGACGTCTATTCAGGAAATATACAGCTGACAATAAGGTATCACGACCGAAAAACGATTACGAGAAGTAGTAAACTTCCTCATCCTGTTAGTTCACATGATGATATTTTTCAAGCTGCTTGGCGGTTATGGGAAAAATATTGGAATGGCGAATCAATACGTCTTTTAGGTGTAACAGCAATGGATCTAGTAGAGAAAGGACATGCATATAAGCAGCTTGACTTATTTTCTTATAAAAAAGATGAGAAAGAAGAGAAATTAAGCAGTACTGTAGATTTGTTAAGAAATAAATTTGGTGAAAGTGCCCTCTTAAAGGGAACGCAGCTAGGCGAAGACAAAAGTGGCAAGATTCGAGATAAAAATAAAAGGGGAACGAGTCTTGAAAAAGATTTTTTAAGAGATAATCTATTCTCAAAAGATGAGTGATGAAAGCGTGGTGATCAGAATTGGTCCACGCTTTTTATTTTTGCCGAGTGAAATTACTTAATCTATCACCGTAATTAACCGATAAAATAAAAGAGAGTTTGTGATAGGAAGTGTTTACTTATGGAAATTCAAGGACAGACAACGAATATACAGTCAAATAATCAAGGGCGTCCTCTACAGCTTAGAGAAGGCGATGTTTATAAAGCGAAAATAGAATCACGTACTTCTGATCGAGAAGCAGTTATTTCGATAAGAGGACAAGAAGTAAAAGCGAAGTTCGAGGGAAGAGTTCCTCAAGGAGATCGTGTCACAGTTCAAGTTGAAGGAAGGACAGAGGACGGTGTTCGAGTTCGCGCAATTGAAGCAGATACTCGTCAATCACAAGGCGAAAGCCGATCGAGTGGGAGTAGAGAGCAACAAGCTTCAACAAGAGTGCTCCGTCAATTTGGTCATAGAGAGCCTAGCCCGGAACTTCGTCAATCTATTCAACGAATGCTCGATCGTGGTGTTCCATTAACGAGAGAATCGATTAATGAAATGAATCGCTATCTTCAATCTGGAGCGGGAACAGAACGACAGCGTACACAAACCCTTCATATGATGGCACAAAAGAGAGTCGAACCGACGTCTAATCAAATAAGAGCTGTTCATGAAGCATTACATGGGCAAAGGTCTACAGACCATTTAAAAAATTTAACTCAAAATACAACACCAAGGTCAGTTGATCGAGAGGGACAAGTACGTCAAGAAATGGCCAATGCTATTCGTGAACCTTCCAGTGCCTCTAACAGAGACCTTTCATCTCGTGAAGCAATTATTCGAGCTGTTGAACAAGTTCGTACTAGTTTACAGACAGGTCAAAATTTGCGTCAGTCTATTGAACAACTCCAACAAGTAACTCAACGAAGTGGAGATAGTACGCTTCAACAAACGGTTAATAATGCCTTAAGGGAAATGTTGCAAATCCAAGCGAAGTCTGGACGTAATGCAGCAAGTGAGAGAGTAGCAGCGTTAATACATCAGCTAAGTTCAAGTCAATCCCAAGGATTAACGGGTGCATCAATGACGACACAACTTCCTGGGGGAAATAATCAATCAGCTTCTCTTATTGAAAATTGGTCAGTATTAGTACGAAATGAAGCGAATTTAATGTCTGCTCTTGAAACAATACGGAATGAATTGAGCCAAGCAGCACTTCCTGAAGATACAGTAAATAGACTTCAAGGAAGTTTAAATGATGCAATGAATCGTTTAGAGTCAGGAAGAGAGCTTAAGGCACGTCAAATCGTAATAGATTCCTTGCAACAAGCAGAACAAACAATACAACGAAGCGAGCAAGCAACAGCTGCATCTGATACGAGATTAGAAATGCAGCAATATATGAGAAATGAAATTATGCAAACGACAGGTATTTCATCTAAAAGCGTTTTAGTTACTGAAGTAACTGAACGCCTTGCTACAGCTACCGATAGTTTCAAAGCCTTCCAACGCGATGTGTCTAAGCAATTAAGTCGAATAGAAACAATGATTCAGCAATTTCGTCAACATGCTGTGCAGCAGACAAAGCCGATGCTGGAAAATGTCATTAAACAATTAGATCGGGCAATTATGAAAAATGACTGGATGCTATTTGCAGATATGAAAACAGAAAGAAAAATGTTAGGTGCCAGTAGTAAGTTAGCAGATGCGAAAAAACTTCTTTCGAAAGGTCGTCATGATGAAGCAAGGCAAATTGTTCGAGAAGTTCAACGAACAATGGATGGTATCCAATTTCGTCCTTCAAATCAACGTGTGCAACATTTTATGACGCAAGAACAAGGCTGGAGAGAACAAAGCCCTTCTGCACATCGATTGTCTCACCAATTTGATCATACAGCACGAACACTTGCTAACAATGAAGGTTCAGTACGTCAAGTGTTTGAAGGTGTAAGGTCAATGGGATTAACGAGGGAAGCAGAAATTGCACAATTTTTATCAGCTGGAAAAGACGTTCCACAAGATGTCAATCAGAGGAACATGAAATCATTGCTCTTACAAATGGCTCGGGGTGAAGAAGAGAATGTAAGAGGTCAGCAGCAACAAGCACAACAAGCACTGCAAAACTTATCTGGGCAACAATTGATGAACAGAAATGACCCACAGCAGAACTTGCAGATGCATATGCTCCAGCTTCCATTAATGTTGAAAGATGAAGCTGAAAATCTTCAAGTTTTCGTTAACTCTCGTAA
The Bacillus shivajii DNA segment above includes these coding regions:
- a CDS encoding DNA polymerase IV, whose amino-acid sequence is MEQKKKHRIIFHVDMNSFYASVEAAHDHSLQGKPLAIAGNAEKRKGIVVTASYEARARGVKTPMPLWEALKVCPELTVREPNFDRYREASKRMFQILYEYTPLVEPVSIDEGYMDVTSPDANLKAIELAEHIQHRIKSELNLPCSIGIAPNKFLAKMASDMKKPMGITVLRKREVRDRLWPLPVIEMHGVGSKTAEKLKSLGITTIQEIAQSDQQYLKARFGVAGERMYEKAHGICDRPVDPDAVDEFKSIGNSTTLPEDTTNAVLVKKILMNLSDSVGRRMRRKDVYSGNIQLTIRYHDRKTITRSSKLPHPVSSHDDIFQAAWRLWEKYWNGESIRLLGVTAMDLVEKGHAYKQLDLFSYKKDEKEEKLSSTVDLLRNKFGESALLKGTQLGEDKSGKIRDKNKRGTSLEKDFLRDNLFSKDE